Proteins from a genomic interval of Ictalurus furcatus strain D&B chromosome 2, Billie_1.0, whole genome shotgun sequence:
- the msrb1a gene encoding methionine-R-sulfoxide reductase B1-A, giving the protein MAFCSFKGGEIFKDHYEPGIYVCVKCGYELFSSTSKYKHSSPWPAFTTTIHEDSVSKQEERPGALKIRCGKCNNGLGHEFLNDGPKHGLSRFUIFSSSLKFVPKDKGGQ; this is encoded by the exons ATggctttttgttcatttaaaggAGGAGAGATCTTTAAAGATCACTACGAACCGG GTATCTATGTTTGTGTAAAGTGTGGCTATGAGCTGTTCTCCAGCACATCGAAGTATAAGcactcctctccctggcctgcCTTCACTACAACTATCCACGAGGATAGTGTCTCCAAACAGGAGGAGAGACCTGGTGCACTGAAG ATTCGCTGTGGGAAGTGCAATAATGGCCTGGGTCATGAGTTTCTGAACGATGGACCCAAGCACGGACTGTCCCGATTCTGAATATTCAGCAGCTCACTCAAGTTTGTCCCTAAAG ATAAGGGTGGACAGTAG